One Haloterrigena salifodinae DNA window includes the following coding sequences:
- a CDS encoding LabA-like NYN domain-containing protein — protein MTEIHPGQRVAVLVDAQNLYHTAQSLHSRNIDYSALLDKAVQDRQLTRAISYVIRADSPEEESFFEALIDIGFEPKIKDIKTFSDGTKKADWDVGMSLDAVTLANHVDTIVLCTGDGDFSRLCSHLRHEGVRVEVMAFESSTAEELIAAADSFVDLGERHETFLL, from the coding sequence ATGACGGAAATTCACCCGGGCCAGCGCGTCGCCGTTCTCGTCGACGCCCAGAACCTCTATCACACGGCCCAGAGTCTGCACAGCCGCAACATCGACTACTCCGCGCTGCTCGACAAGGCCGTGCAGGACCGCCAGCTCACCCGCGCGATCTCCTACGTCATCCGCGCGGATTCGCCCGAGGAAGAGAGCTTCTTCGAGGCGCTGATCGACATCGGCTTCGAGCCGAAGATCAAGGATATCAAAACGTTCTCGGACGGGACCAAGAAGGCCGACTGGGACGTCGGGATGAGTCTCGACGCGGTGACGCTTGCCAACCACGTCGATACGATCGTCCTTTGTACCGGCGATGGCGACTTCTCGCGGCTCTGCTCGCACCTGCGCCACGAGGGCGTCCGCGTCGAAGTGATGGCGTTCGAATCCTCGACGGCCGAGGAACTCATCGCGGCGGCCGACTCCTTCGTCGATCTCGGCGAACGCCACGAGACGTTCCTCCTCTGA